One part of the Micrococcus sp. 2A genome encodes these proteins:
- a CDS encoding phosphomannomutase/phosphoglucomutase, with product MTTSSGPIDLRDSFKAYDVRGIVGETITAESVRAVGAAFVDVLELAGQTVLVGGDMRPSSPEFMDAFAAGATARGANVLLLGLISTDMLYYAAGVKQAAGVVFTASHNPAEYNGMKMAKAGAVPVSSDTGLYEIRDVAQRYLDGGEIPAVEAPGSVSEQEILGAYAEYLRSLVDLRGIRPLKVVVDAGNGMAGRTTPAVLGDTLLPGLPLTIEPLYFELDGTFPNHPANPLESENLRDLQAAVTDRGADLGLAFDGDADRCFVIDENGDPVSPSAVTALVARREIARAKADGEETPVIIHNLITSRAVPELVEADGGRAVVTRVGHSFIKAVMASEGAVFGGEHSAHYYFRDFFNADTGMLAAMHVLAALGEQEQPLSELAEEYEPYFASGEVNSKVEDKDAAVAAVLAQFAAGAEDGGDAGQATHGDFAGVATRVLRMDGTTVSAADGSWWFNLRPSNTEPFLRYNGEARTPETMEAIRDAVLEIVRTER from the coding sequence GTGACTACTTCCTCTGGACCCATCGACCTGCGTGACTCCTTCAAGGCCTATGACGTGCGCGGCATCGTGGGCGAGACCATCACGGCGGAGTCCGTCCGAGCCGTGGGCGCAGCCTTCGTGGACGTCCTCGAGCTGGCCGGGCAGACCGTGCTGGTGGGCGGGGACATGCGCCCCTCCTCTCCCGAGTTCATGGACGCCTTCGCGGCCGGCGCCACGGCTCGCGGCGCGAACGTGCTGCTGCTGGGCCTCATCTCCACGGACATGCTGTACTACGCGGCCGGCGTGAAGCAGGCCGCCGGCGTGGTGTTCACGGCCTCGCACAACCCGGCCGAGTACAACGGCATGAAGATGGCCAAGGCCGGCGCGGTGCCCGTCTCCTCGGACACCGGCCTCTACGAGATCCGCGACGTGGCCCAGCGCTACCTGGACGGCGGCGAGATCCCCGCGGTGGAGGCCCCGGGCTCCGTGTCCGAGCAGGAGATCCTGGGCGCCTACGCCGAGTACCTGCGCTCCCTCGTGGACCTGCGGGGAATCCGCCCGCTGAAGGTCGTGGTGGACGCGGGCAACGGCATGGCGGGACGCACGACTCCGGCGGTCCTGGGGGACACGCTGCTGCCGGGCCTGCCGCTCACCATCGAGCCGCTCTACTTCGAGCTCGACGGCACCTTCCCGAACCACCCGGCCAACCCGCTGGAGTCGGAGAACCTGCGCGACCTGCAGGCTGCCGTGACGGACCGCGGCGCGGACCTCGGCCTGGCCTTCGACGGAGACGCCGACCGCTGCTTCGTGATCGACGAGAACGGCGACCCCGTGTCCCCGTCCGCGGTCACCGCCCTCGTGGCGCGCCGCGAGATCGCCCGCGCGAAGGCGGACGGGGAGGAGACCCCCGTGATCATCCACAACCTCATCACCTCCCGAGCGGTGCCCGAGCTGGTGGAGGCCGACGGCGGCCGCGCCGTGGTGACCCGTGTGGGCCACTCCTTCATCAAGGCGGTCATGGCGTCCGAGGGCGCCGTGTTCGGCGGCGAGCACTCCGCGCACTACTACTTCCGTGACTTCTTCAACGCGGACACCGGCATGCTGGCCGCGATGCACGTCCTGGCCGCCCTGGGCGAGCAGGAGCAGCCCCTGAGCGAGCTGGCCGAGGAGTACGAGCCGTACTTCGCCTCGGGCGAGGTCAACTCGAAGGTGGAGGACAAGGACGCCGCCGTGGCCGCCGTGCTCGCGCAGTTCGCCGCGGGCGCCGAGGACGGCGGCGACGCCGGCCAGGCCACCCACGGGGACTTCGCGGGCGTGGCCACGCGCGTGCTCCGCATGGACGGCACCACCGTCTCCGCGGCCGACGGCTCATGGTGGTTCAACCTGCGCCCCTCCAACACGGAGCCGTTCCTGCGCTACAACGGCGAGGCCCGGACCCCGGAGACCATGGAGGCCATCCGC